The segment CGCTAATTATTAAGTTTTAATCAGTCATGCAGATGCTACCAGCTAATGCTACAATCTTACAACAACTAGCAAGAATATCACTTCCTTCTCATTGAGTTTTAACAATAAACTAAGTCATTACAGATTTACTTTGGCTCACTccaaaagacacaaacaatggtaatatttacatgtaaaaagACATTGTGGATTCTAAAGTGCCCAAATAAAAGATCTGTTCATCAATAAGATGTCTCTACAGTGTGCACATTGTGTTCCCTTTAAATTCATCctatttctgtccttttttttgaagTCCTGACGTCAATAGACACATCCTTTGTTTGCTTGATCCAAAATGCATTTCatgctctttttctctcttctcttctcctcCCTCCAATTTGAGTTGGAGCATGGTTAAACACCAGGTGGCTTTGCATTCACTGGATCAGGgctttaattttgaataaaGGGGACGCTTTTCTGCACAGCCTGAATACTGCTGTTAGATGTTGTGAGTGGTGGTTTCTGCTCCTCCCTCACAATGACACATGCCACGAGATAattgaggaagaggaaggagaagACACTTGCTGGTAGAAATTGGCAGAGTAGAAACTGTTATTAGACAACTGGTGGCCAAAGCATAAAAAAGGAGAACGGGGAATATTAGAAacctgcctttttaaaatatcagctAAAAGCATTCCCAACTAGGATTAAACCAGGATACACAGCAAGCTGTTGGTCCCATACAACAAGCAAAGCTTCAAtcctcattttctttgttgctgttGGTGATATCACTCATTTGCAGCAAAGGTTGCTGCATTTCGTGTGACCTGCACAAGGACTGTGAGTGTGAAAAGACCAACACACAACAGAAGTgttaaatgaagacaaaaccAGACCTTCCTTTTTTACGCCTGGCTGTTTCATGCTGAGCACCTGTGATTTCTTGTCAGGGTTTAGCAAGATTTAAACATGCTAATCTCATGCATTTACCATTAGCTGctttaaattcaaattcaatAGAACATTTTGCATGCATAGAGTCTAATTTAGTTCAGCTGTGATGGAACCTTTATCTGCCATTGTCATAATATTATGCAAGAAGGATccttaaccctctcaggctcaaattaagttttagtaacaggaaaaatcagatatttgggggaattatcatctgagtgaaataaggctcataaaatatgaatgtggagtaattaggtaccggtatatgcaattcgctgttgcaaatctacaacatctgccttgagagggttaaggACAAGTTATTTAGAAGAACTTGTGCATTTTATACGCAGACCAAAAAATCTTTCAGGTaattaattgaatttaaaacttttttggtTGCAACTGCACCTAGTTTACATAAGTGAGAAATTTGTAATTAGAACTAAAGTCCCATCAATTCAGAAGTAGCCATTTTTGGttactgttttaaaatctgcagaaaagcACGTAATTCATCCCAACATTACCTGACCAAACTGAGAAGCACCCGACAGTAATAGTAGCAGTCAACTCACCTAACCTTGGGCCATGATGACACATGAGTTTTGGGGAATAAAGATTTAGTTCTGGTTCAAAGGTAAATCCAGTCATTTATATCCGACGCTGCTTGTAGATGCAATAACCTGCAGTCATAGCTTTGGTTCTGAGGTCTGGATCAAGATCTGGATCTGTCCAGAAGTGAAAGGGGGGGGCTTCAAATCATGTCTGCTGAACTTACATCGTTAACCCAACGAGTTGATTAAtgtcaaacacacagacaaaatgaaaacataatcAGTTAGactatttaaaaccaaattgtcTTAGTATGTTACAGcaaataacatattttattctctttgaaaGTCATCTTAAGTCCTGCTGTGCACACATATCCATTTACAGCCTGGTTTCTCAGTTTAACTTTCTCTCCGATTGGGTGAATAAACAGATCGCACTCCGGAGCCGTCCAGCCGCTAACGAGGATGCAGAAAGACAACAAGCTGTCCCGGGAATGAAAATTGAATGAAGGCATGAAGCAGAAGCAAAGCTGAACCCGCTGTGTACTCTGGTCCCAATAGGATGTGATCGATGTTGGCAACCGAGCCCTGCTTTGAAGTATCCtcattaaatagttttatttttttccatcaaagACATCTGAAGACAGCAAAAAATTTCCCTTTGAGTCCCAGGGATGGTCtgttacaacaacaaaagagatgTGCTTCCTGTTAGACTCAGGAAACAATCTGATATCATTTCAAAAATTTTAATACAAGTTGGCCTGCAGGTCAGTTCAGTCATATTCCAATCAGAGATAATCCTCGATGTGGCTGAATCTGTCAAAGTCTTCTTGGGAGAATTATTTAACGACTACCTGCAACAAGAACGCTCGGCTGATCCGTCTGCAGAGCCGCAGAGTTTATAAAAAACATGTCCTCTGGGTTAGCTTAGCATTAGCATCTGAGCAACAGCATCAAAGCTACAGTTCTGTCCGAGTATTATGATCTGTCACAACATGGCCCGATGGTGCTCTCCAGAGACATCTGAGACGAGTGGCGAATGAGTGGCGCCATTGTTGGGTCCACCATCGAGGATGTAGGGAACAGCTTGTACCAACCAATCACCATCGTGCTGAGGTCGAGCTCCTCCAACAGGATTCGAGCTACGCCCATGAAACATTTGCGGTCCATTCGTCCATAGTTCCCCCAAACAATCACCTGGAAAAGAggtaaagctttttaaaaaaaaatcacttaaacCACAGCTGAGTCTGACAGATTCAGTATCCACCAATAAACAAGGAAAATCTGGCATATGTTGGTATTTTACCataaatgaaacattattttctgtaCTGTCACACATTGGCGTTGCGTTGAAGTTCTGGCAGTCACACATTTCACCACAACTTTCActgttttacaatgtttttgtagtttttacgGCAAAATTCAACAGCAGCTGTTGATATTTTACCATCGACTAAATCATTTTTACCACCTTGTCATACATTGTTACTATTTATTACAGTGAAGTCCTATGTTTTACAGTTGCATTGTGctatttttaatgaaagactCTTTTTTTCATAATAATTTACTATTTCAAACAGCTTTAGTGCACTGTGTCAACCAATGTCATCATACCGTTTTAATTCTGGAAGCCACATTGATGCTGTTTTACcatatatttgatttttattttcagtgcagacctttttgtatttaaatttaggaaCACAGTAAGGACGCGGGGGACGTTTTCTCTCTCCGGTAGTGAGCACATTGATGTTTTAGACTAAATGAGgatggttctgtgtgtgtgtgattgtaaAAGTGAGAGATCTGCACGTTTATTTGTCCACGTAGTGTCTTCTGTCCCCCGACATCCTGATAAAATCAGGACTCAGCTCAGACAGCCCTCACATCTTGTCAGGCGGTGGACAAATTAATCAATATCCCTCAGCACACGTGTCCTCTCATGCAGAGGTCGTGTGTCTCTGTGCGTGCTAGAATATCAAGTGTTTCCATCGAGACTCGGCGTCCAAATCTGCTTCACTCAGTTCTTCGGTTCTTGAAGAATGCAtctgggatttttcttttttaaagaatccCAACAATCATTTCTGACTTCATCTACTGCAAATTAGAAAGAATGCACGGTGTAGCAAAGAGAAATGAGTGAAAGAACCTTTTTAAGCATCAAAACTTAACCctttgagacagaaaaaagtggTCTTTTCGGTTCTATCACACAGGTGTGTGCGGCCTGAAACGTCTCTGatcaaacctttttaaaaggtGCTCACATTTGGGGGACAAGGGGACATaagcatcttttaaaataattcacagaATATGCATAAAACTTCAAGGTAGCTTGTCAAAGCTGAACAATTGACTCGGTTATGGAAGCAATTAAAACAGGGTTTTGAATAGATTTTCAGTGTCAACTTAAGCAGCTTCATGATTTGCTAAATTGGGAAATGACAAATTGAAAAGTGCTGCTGATTTCAGCGGTTTTCATTATCCGGTGTGAATGAGTCTGATGAAACTCGGAGGACAGCGCCACAGACAGCAGTAATTAAGAGGGTGGCGTTTAGTGGCTAATTACACGGTGACAGGAGCAGGAAAGCAGCTGGAGGGAGAGCTGAAGGCCTTTAACACGTCACCGTTTCCATCAGCTTGTTACCAAAGAACCCCGACACTTTGACAAACAGGTCGTGTACTTAAGCACAACAGTCGGATTTCATGTCTTCATAATGGTTATGAAGACATGATGAAATGTGACAGTAATGGATTGTGGCTGGAAATATGAAACTGAAATCTgcatgaaagaaaatgaaaagaaacgtAAAAGTAAAAAGGTGAAAAGAATGTCAGTAAAGGAATACAATTTGGGTAAATGAACAAGCTCAGTTAATAACAATCCACCTCTGAAAGAGTCCTTTGTGACATTTTCGATTGTAGCAGCTGAAGCTCGAAGAAATGAAGGAATAAAGTTCACTCCCAGCCTGTGGTTCATTGGGTCAGACTCTTTTAGGAAACGTGAAGCTCCGGTTTTCAGTTTCCTCCACTGTGTGTTCTCTGAACCTTTTCTACAGGCAGcatacttcctgttttatgtcCACCGGTTTAAGAATGTGGTAGAACTCTTAATATTTTATGGAGACACTTTGAGGACGAAGAGACGCTGAGTCTGAGGGACTGAAGTCAGTTTTATGCATCCTGCTGGCAGCAATCTTAGTCTGtctgggttgttttttgttttttctttcagaccAAATCTTTGGTCCAGTTTATCTCAGCTTCATTGATATTATTACCAAAAGATTTAGTTGAAACTGGATGCTTCAAGATGAATAATTAAGTTGTTGTAATTGTTTCTTATCATTTTATATTGACAAGGAATATGCCAAGAATGTTGTTAGAGGGGTTCATtactcaatatgtgtaaaaaaagaagaagaagacaatgTTTTATATGACATTATGTCCTGTTATTTAATTCTTTCAAAGGCGATGTTTGCTATTTGCTCCCCTTCACGCTGGATGATGATCCTGCTTGGACATAAAATGTCAACCAGAaggtggatggtctttgcaggttCTTTCTGAAGCTCTCAGGTTTATATTTACTGAAGCAGAACTGGCCTCATGCCTAAACTACAGTTATATTTGTGACCTGGGTCATGAAAACAACCTAGCACAGAGAAGATACCATGAAGGTAACGTTCCAGGGAGGACATGAGGACACAGGAAGACATCTCAGAGACATGGAAAATAACCCAGTTTTTCGGTTTTATGCCACAGCATTGTGTCTTACCTGCACCACCTTCCCCTGTGGGCTTTCAGAGAAGACCAGGACCTGGTTGTAGAGAGGATCCAGAGACTTCCTGACTGCCTTGGTCTTTTTCTTGGACACACACACCCCGTTTTCCAGGAGGTAAACTTTGATGTACGCAGCTGGAATAATCAGAGACAGGAAAGTTAAAAGTAactctttttaattaaacttctaACATTTAAACTAACACAAAGCAGTTATTTCGAACTGATAGGTTGAATGAAATACATAAATTATAGCAGAAGAATGAGAAGAAACAATGactaatttaattcagtttgtttatatagcaccaattcacaataaaagtaatctcaaggcaaaaacattaagatacattttaaaatgcagatgaATAAAGTCATCTATCTGAGGACGCCAGCAGACTGCAGCATGTCTTTATTTGCTGCAGTTTATATCCTCAGCAGCAGattgtcagctttttattttaataaagtttagtttCTACTTCATGGCTGCAGTCTGGGTCCTCCTCACCCTCCTCACCCTCCTCACCCTGATACAATAAAATCACATGTAACCTGTTTTAAAACCACATATTATTTATTAGTTCTCTTTGCAGGGGtctccatcctcctccatctacctctgtcctctgtcctcctctctaactgcatccatatctgtcctctttgtctctaacatccttctgtccctcctctggacatgtccaaaccgtctctaactttgtctcccagtcctggacctctgatgacctcatccctgatcctgtccatcctcatccctcccaaggagaagctcaacatcttcagctctgacacttcctgttctgtctccaaaccagacaacatggctgctctcaccactgtctgcaaacctttcctttgacctttgaccttttgtcACACATCCCTCTTCTTTTAAGTGCACACCGAATGCTTACTAAGAATGCAAAAGACTTAAAACAGTAGAGAGAGCTAAATCCTCAACAGATTCGACTGACACTTATTCATCAATCCCCATATATACAGATTTCTTACGTTTGACCTTTAACTTTAAGTCTCTCAACGTAATTTCTAAAATCTTTTTGATGCTGTAAGCTGAGCTGTTTTACTTGTATCACTTCAGACAAATCAACTGTCAGCCTGAAATGTTTCTTCTCAGTTTTACACAACAGCTGGAACAAATAAAcagtctgatttaaaaacatctgccTGTTCATGGGTTTTATAACCTGGAGTCAAACACTAACTTTAGACATTTTTACACTCTGAATCTTAGCCCACATATTGTTTCATTTAGTATGTTGGATCAGAGATTGATGATTAGATTTCTGCACgtggaaacacaaaacaggaagagatTTTTCTTGTTCTTGCAGGATTTatggagtttattttttgtcattcatgtttgtttttctttcatctaCTCTAAATTGCACTTTACTTATTCTGGAGAAGGTAGAGAAGTAGGTAGTTAAagagaaacaatgaaacaatgctctgtttcctaaaatataaactgtaaGAAACTAAAACAGGGTATGAGAGAAAACACATTAATGCAGCAGGATCTAATGAGCCCACAGTGGACATGAGCTTTATTCTCCTGGGTGAAAAACCCATGTGAGTCACGCTGctgttaggttgttttttttttttttttggtacatcACCTCCTTCTGTTCTTTGTGCCAACTCCCTATAAAGTGTGAAAAACTGGTTCCCCTTCTGGCTCACCCTGCAGGCTTGCTGTGTGTGCAGCTGGTCCTGTTACAGAACCGTCCTTGTCCCAAACAAAACGCTCAATTCTATTTAATGGGAAAATATTCAGCTCATAAGCTGACGTGCTTGATGCAAACCCAGAGGGATGATGGTACTGAGGTATGGACTTACCTGGAGGTCCTTTTGAACCCGGTTTCATGGTGAGTCCTCTGGCCTGGACAACCTCCACCTCCAGACTCCCATTCCTCTCCATCAGACCGATTTCTACATCACCTGGATGGATGTGTGAGAACACAATCAGTTTGAACCATCAAGATAAATGAAGTGCATTCATTCCTTTTCATGCCTGGTTATAATATGGCtcgttttattcagtttaatttaattagttgTTAATTCTCTGTCTTCTTGCTGGTTTGGTTCAACCTGTCGGCTGCTTAAATCAAAGCAAATAGAAAAAAGATTCTGATAAACCCTACACATCAAATGGCCAAATATTATCTTAAAGATAATACAATTAATACAAGTTAAAAGCTGTTTGCAGACAGGATCTTCCGTTCTAGTTTTCTGTTGAACGCGGTTTTAGctcaaactaaatatttcctTGATTTCCCACATGAGAATTGATTATTAGATAATCACTGTAGCCACCAGTGtgacaaatattgttttgtaaGTGGCTGAGCGCAGATGACAGCCAAGTTATTCTGGGTTGTCTGACATTATATAATGTTGGATTGGACAGAAGGTCTGGAGTGAAACTGGTCCAGCGACAGGAACTGTTGTCGGTCCAAGGACACGGTGAGGAAACTGACCCACTTACTGCTGCCGAAGACAGGCTGCATAAAATATTTCCGGTATATAACAAtctgaacataaataaatggaGCGGATGATGAAAGTTATACTGCAGTAAGACCCAGCTCTGATTTATGAAGCAGCTTAGAGCCGAAACGGAAGTGGTTTTAGCTGCCGTTTCATTTCGTTTCATGGCTAAATAagcttttgcctttttaattttcagatttattttttatggaattttttttttaattactgtgtGACAGTTTTGACCCTTAAATATTCCTTTTAcacaaagatatttaaaaaataaatgctttttgctTTATCTGCGTCCATCTCACCCtgtcccagcatcctcctctgtcacactaACCCTCTCCTTCACCgtggtcttcctctttttcttctccaaagCAGCTCTGTATTTAACACCCTTTGTCCAATTTATCTACTCTCCCTCCCCTGCACATGTTCAAACCATCTCATCCTCACCTCTTCACCTTCTTGTTAACCTTCTTTCACTCTTGGAGACATCCTTCTGTGACAAATCACCCGGACATTTGTCTCCACCCTCTGCTTGGATGGTCGACCCCAGGTGCTTCAACTCATCCTCCTTCAGTACTTCTACTTCTCGCAGCTTCACTGCTCCACCTGTCTCCTTCTCACCTCCACCTCGTCAgcttctcttccacctgctccctacccTCACTACAATCCATGGGGACTGTCGCCAGATCTCATCTGTCATCCTGTCCATCACCACTGCTTAAAAGAATCTGACCACATCTCCATCTTGAATCCATCAGTCACTCCTACTGCACACCTCACCGCTGTCTTATCGTTTAAATCTGCCAACCAGAACATTACTTCTGGTTCATTAGTTCATTTTATTAGTTCATCCTGTAGATATGTTTAAAATCAGACCACTTCAAAGGTTAGAACAGTTAATTGTTGGTTCATCATGCTAATTTTCGTGccttaaaataacaaagataaatagataTCCCATCAAATATTGTCTCTAACTGGTTGAAATGGCAACCTAAGAACAGTTGGACTGAATTCTGCAAAGCTTGACTGGTTT is part of the Kryptolebias marmoratus isolate JLee-2015 linkage group LG4, ASM164957v2, whole genome shotgun sequence genome and harbors:
- the rims4 gene encoding regulating synaptic membrane exocytosis protein 4, with the translated sequence MERSQSRISLSASFEALAIYFPCMNSFDEDDGVDTDGRKLKGAIQRSTETGLAVEMPSRTVRQASHESIEDSMNSYGSEGNLNYSGMCLASDAQFSDFLDGMGPAQFVGRQTLAMTSMGDVEIGLMERNGSLEVEVVQARGLTMKPGSKGPPAAYIKVYLLENGVCVSKKKTKAVRKSLDPLYNQVLVFSESPQGKVVQVIVWGNYGRMDRKCFMGVARILLEELDLSTMVIGWYKLFPTSSMVDPTMAPLIRHSSQMSLESTIGPCCDRS